The Stigmatella ashevillena genomic sequence GGGCGCGGAGGCCTCGGCAGGCGTGGGCTTCGGCGTGGACATCGAGGGCAACATCAACGCGGGCAACACGGTGCGCTTCGCGGGCGAGGTGCTCGGCGGGCTGGCCGAAGAGGGCGTGGAGTGGGCGGGCGACCGGCTGGAAGACATCGGCGACTGGGCCGGGGACCGGCTCGAGGACGTGGGCCAGTTCATCGACGACCTCATCCCGGACATCGATCTCAACCCGTTCAACTGAGCCTCGCTTCCGTCCGGAGCCCCCTTTCTGATTGCATGCGGTGACCATGGCAATCGAACGCACCGCGAAAGAGGGCTTCAAGCTGATGAAGATGGGGCTGCTGCCCGCGGCGGCCCGTGAGTTTCAAGGCGTGTTGGCCAAGAACCCCCAGGACGCCTCGGCGCTCCTGGGCATGGCCCGCCTCCACCTGGCGCAGCAAGAGGCGGACAAGGCCCGGCCGCTCCTGGAGAAGCTGCTGGCGCTGGACCCCGAGCACGCCGAGGCCCGCGGCTTTCTGGCCCGGCTGAAGGCGGAAGGGGAGAAGGACGAAGGCGCGCTCGACGAGCTGCGCGAGTTGGCCAAGAGCCCCGAGGCCGGCTTCATCGAGTTCTACAACCTGGGACACGCGCTGCTGCTGTTGCCCGGCAAGGAAGCCGAGGCCGCGCAGGCGTTCGTGCAGGCCCTGAAGGTCTCCCCCAAGAACCCGCACGCCACCACGTACCTGGGGGTGGCGGTGTGGAAGCAGGGCCAGTTGCAGCAGGCGCTCAAGTGCTTCAAGTACGCGGCCACGCTGGCCCCGCGCGAGTCACTGCCCTTGCAACTGGCCTCCAAGGTGCTGGTGCAGTTGGGGCAGGTGGGCAAGGCGCACCTGGCGTTGCAGAAGGCGCTCCAGCGCGCCCCGCAGAAGCCCGAGCTGCACGAGGACTTCATCAAGCTGTGCGTCTTCGCCAACAAGCCGAAGCTGGCGCTCAAGTCGGTGATCGACTTCCGGCAGTTGGATCCGCAGAACCCCAACGGCCCCTACCTCCAGGGGCTGGTGATGCTCTTGTCGGGCAACCTGAGCGAGGCGCGCCGCACCTTCCGCGAGGCGGTGGCGCTGGCGCCCCAGTCCTGGGAGCCCAAGCTGGGCCTCGCGCGCGCGCTGCTGATCGGCGAGCAGAAGGAAGTGGCCGAGGCGCTCAAGCTGCTGGAAGAGGCGGTGGCGCTGGCGCCCACGGAGCCGGGCCCCTCGAACGAGCTGGCGGTGCACTACCTGGCCCGGCCAGAGACGGCGGCCAAGGCGAAGGAACTGCTCGCGCGTGTGCTGGCCGCGCACCCCGACGAGCCGGGCGCGAACCTGAACATGGGCCTGGCGCTGGTGAAGACGGACAAGGCCGCTGCGGCCGGGCACGCGCAGAAGGCGCTCAAGAGCACGGATCCTACCGTGCGTGAGCAGGCCGAGCGGCTCCTGAAGCTGGTCTCCTGACAGGCCGCTCCTGTCCAGGGTCCACGGACGGCTCCCAGTGGAGACGCGCCCGTGTGTTCCTACGGCCGTGAAAAACGCCGGAGCAGCTCCGCGTGCTCCGGATGGAGCGAGAGGAGCGCCTCGCGGGAGGGCATCTCCCAATCCGCGAAGTCGAACCCTGGCGCCACGGTGCACCCCGCCAGTGTGTAGTCCCCCTCCGGCGCCGCCGCCTGGAGAACCCCGGCGGGGACGACCACCTGCGGACGCTCCCCTCGCGCCACCTCGCGGCCCAGCACCACCCGCTCCAGCCCACGCGGGCCCAGCAGAGACAGCGTCAGCGGCGCGCCCTCGTAGAAGTGCCACACCTCGTCCGAGGCCACCCGGTGCCACGCCGCGAACGTGCCGCGCGGCAGCAAGTAATAGATGGCGGTGCCCGCGGAGCGCGTCCCTCGGGGCGTCTCCACCTGCGCGCTCGCCCGGTACATCTCCCGGTAGTACCCACCCTCAGGGTGGGGCTGAAGCCCCAGGGCCTTCACCAGCTCGTCGGTCATGGGGCGCACTCTACCCCCGTGCCACCCATCCAACCTGCCAGTGCCTCCCCTCGACCTGACCCAACAGGTCACCTCCGTGCTTGAACCACCCTGCCTATCAGGTCATACTGTTCCCAGACGTCCTCATGGGTCACGTGTCCGTGATTGCTCACCCCCTCCAACTCCAGCCGGACATGAAGATCGGCCCCTGGCGCATCGTGGCCCGGTTGGGCTCGGGCGGCTTCGGCGCCGTGTTCCGCGTGGAGTGTGGCGGGGAGTTCTTCGCCCTCAAGTTCGCCGTCCATGGCCCCGACAGCCCAGACCCCAACCGCACCGATGGCCGCGCCCGGCGCGAGCTGGCCTGCCTGCTGCTCACCTCCCACCCCCACGTCGTCCGCGTCTGGGGCCACGGCCGTTGGCCCCACCCGCGCACCGGCTACCACTACGTCGTCATGGACTATGTGGAGGGGCCCACGCTCACCGGCTGGGTGCGCCACCACCGCCCCACCTTCCGCCAGGTGCTCGTCCTCTTCGACACCCTGGCGCGCACCCTGGATGCCCTGCACGCCCAGGACATCCACCACCGGGACCTGAAGGGCTCCAACATCCTCGTGCGCGCCGTGGACGACGCGCCGCTGCTCGTGGACTTCGGCGCCGGGGACCACGCCGACTCCACCCCCCTCACCGAGGGCCCCCTGCCGCCCGGCACCCCGCACCTGCGCACCCCCGAGGCGCTGCGCTTCCTGCGCGAGGAGTACGCCAACCCCCTGGCCCGCTACGTCTCGAGCCCCAGCGATGACCTCTACGCGCTGGGAGGCACCCTCTATGAGGTGCTCACCGGCGTGCCGCCCTTCCCCCCGCACCTGCCGCGCGAGGTGCTCATCGTCCAGATCGAAACCCAGATGCCGACCCCGCCGGCCGCGCTCAACGCGCTCATCCCCCCGGCCCTGTCCAATCTCGTGCAGCGCCTGCTCGCGAAGACCCCCGAAGAGCGCCCCAACAGCGGCTGGGTACTCCACGAAGAGCTCGAGGCCTTGCTCCTGGACGAGCGCC encodes the following:
- a CDS encoding cupin domain-containing protein, with protein sequence MTDELVKALGLQPHPEGGYYREMYRASAQVETPRGTRSAGTAIYYLLPRGTFAAWHRVASDEVWHFYEGAPLTLSLLGPRGLERVVLGREVARGERPQVVVPAGVLQAAAPEGDYTLAGCTVAPGFDFADWEMPSREALLSLHPEHAELLRRFSRP
- a CDS encoding tetratricopeptide repeat protein, translated to MAIERTAKEGFKLMKMGLLPAAAREFQGVLAKNPQDASALLGMARLHLAQQEADKARPLLEKLLALDPEHAEARGFLARLKAEGEKDEGALDELRELAKSPEAGFIEFYNLGHALLLLPGKEAEAAQAFVQALKVSPKNPHATTYLGVAVWKQGQLQQALKCFKYAATLAPRESLPLQLASKVLVQLGQVGKAHLALQKALQRAPQKPELHEDFIKLCVFANKPKLALKSVIDFRQLDPQNPNGPYLQGLVMLLSGNLSEARRTFREAVALAPQSWEPKLGLARALLIGEQKEVAEALKLLEEAVALAPTEPGPSNELAVHYLARPETAAKAKELLARVLAAHPDEPGANLNMGLALVKTDKAAAAGHAQKALKSTDPTVREQAERLLKLVS